A single genomic interval of Eriocheir sinensis breed Jianghai 21 chromosome 33, ASM2467909v1, whole genome shotgun sequence harbors:
- the LOC127006746 gene encoding HIG1 domain family member 1A, mitochondrial-like, producing the protein MGRDDHGTMSHPHYGESHSDRLARKAKDAPFMVAGLVGLVGLVGYGIYGFRSRKIKTSVYLIHMRVMAQGFVVMCLTAGVGYNLYMRHVHPRFYPPSIEEKKE; encoded by the exons ATGGGGAGGGATGATCATG GCACCATGTCCCACCCTCACTATGGAGAGTCCCACAGCGACCGTCTGGCCCGCAAGGCAAAAGATGCCCCCTTCATGGTAGCGG GGCTGGTTGGGCTGGTGGGTCTGGTTGGGTATGGTATCTATGGGTTCAGGAGCCGCAAGATAAAGACATCAGTGTACCTGATCCACATGCGTGTAATGGCCCAGGGCTTCGTGGTGATGTGCCTGACAGCAGGTGTGGGCTACAACCTCTACATGCGGCACGTCCATCCCCGTTTCTACCCTCCCAgcatagaagagaagaaggaatag